CCCACGGAAATGGCTTCGGTGTACGCCAATGCGGGATCGGCCACGGAGTCGAGGAGGGAATCGCCGGACACTGACATGTCTGGACCTCGGGACAAGCAGGGTGTTCCGACGCGCTGAACCCGCAGGCTCGATCCCCGGTTTCATCACAAAGATACAAAAAGATACAAACCGGTCACGGGGACATGGCACCCGGACGGCGCGCGGATTCATTTTGCCGGTCGAATATCGTCCAGCCGGTCCAGCCGGCGCAGGGCGGGGAACATCCGCATCCACAGCAGCGTGACGACGATCGTCCCGATCCCGCCCAGCACCACGGCCTCGACCGGGCCGATCAGGCTGGCCAGCATGCCGCTTTCGAACTCGCCAAGCTGGTTCGACGACCCGATGAACAGCATGTTCACCGCCGATACCCGGCCGCGCATTTCGTCGGGCGTGCGCAACTGCACCAGCGCGCCGCGCACCACCACGCTGATCACGTCCGCACCCCCCAGGACCGCCAGCGCCAGGATCGACACCGGCAGCGACCGCGACAGGCCGAACACGATGGTCGCCAGGCCGAAGACCGCCACGGCGGCGAACATCGCATGCCCCGCCCGGCGTGCGGCCAGCGCGCGAACGCCGTGGCGCACGCAGCGCCCCCAGGGATCCTGGAGAGTGACCGCAGCATCGCCCAGACCGAGCGGCCCGGCATGCAGGATGTCGTTGGCATAGAGCGGCAGCATCGCCGTCGCGCCGCCCAGCAGCACCGCGAACAGGTCCAGCGAAATCGCGCCCAGCATCTCGGGCTGCGCGCGGATGAAATGCAGGCCGCCCAGCACGGTCGCGATCGTCATGGGGCGCCGGACCCGCGTGGGCGCCTCCAGACGCATGTTGAAGGTGGCCACGGTCGCCATGCCGAAGCCCACGGCGCATACGCTGTAGGAAAATCCGGCCCCGACCCCGTAAAGCAACCCGCCCAGGGACGGGCCCATGATCGACGCGACCTGGAACAGGGACGCCGACAGGGCGCTGGCACGCGGAAACAGCGTGGCCGGCACCAGCGCGGGCAGGAATGTCTGCTGGCTGGGCATTTCGAACGTGCGGGCCGTGCCGAACAGCGCGACCATGCCGTAGATCATCGGCGGGGTCAGCCAATGATTGAACGATCCCACCGCCATGACCAGGGCGCCGCAGGCCTCCAGCGCTTGGCAGGTCGTGACGACCAGCCGCCGGTCGAAATGATCGGCCACGTGCCCCGCCACCAGCGTCAGGCAGAACATCGGCAGGAACTGCGCCAGCCCCACCCAGGCCAGGGCCCGCGCGCTATGCGTCAGCATGTAGATCTGCCACCCCACCGCCACGGCCTGCACCTGCGACGAGAACGCGGACAGGGTCCGCGCCGACAGGAAGGCCATGAAGCCGGGATGGTCGAGCAGCCGGGCCGGACCCTGTGGAAGACTTTCGGCCGGCTCGTCGAGCGGGGCCCGTGTGTCGGAATGATCGGACATGGTGCCGAGACCATAGCGGGGTACTGTGCCTTTTCCAGCCATCGGAGCGCGAATCCGCCCCGCGCGCGGCCGCACGCACGGTTTGCAAAACCGCCGCCGCGCGGGCAAAACCGTCCCATGACAGACATCGCCCCATCCACGCCGCTGCCCATGACGGATATCGAGACGTTCTCGCGCCTCGATATCCGCGTCGGCACCATCGTGGAGGCCAGGCCCTTTCCCGCGGCGCGCAAGCCGGCCTGGCAGCTCTGGATCGATTTCGGCCCCCGGATCGGCATCAAGCAGTCGTCGGCCCAGATCACGGTCCATTACACGCCCGATACGCTGGTCGGGCGCCAGGTCTGCGCCGTGGTCAATTTTCCGCCGCGCCAGATCGGCCCCTTCCGCAGCGAAGTCCTGACCCTGGGCATGCCCGACGCAAGGGGCGACGTCGTCCTGATCAAACCCGACCTGACCGTGCCTGACGGAGGAAAGCTGTTCTGATGGCCACCAACTATGCAACCGTCACCTGGGACCAGGTTCACCGCCAACTACGCAACCGTCACCTGGGACCAGCTTCACCGCGACGCCCGCCTGCTGGCCGAAACCCTGATCCCGCGCGGGCCGTTCAAGGGCATCGTGGCGGTCACGCGCGGGGGCCTGATCCCGGCCGCCATCATCGCCCGCGAAATCGACTGCCGCCTGATC
This genomic stretch from Gluconacetobacter diazotrophicus PA1 5 harbors:
- a CDS encoding tRNA-binding protein, with amino-acid sequence MTDIAPSTPLPMTDIETFSRLDIRVGTIVEARPFPAARKPAWQLWIDFGPRIGIKQSSAQITVHYTPDTLVGRQVCAVVNFPPRQIGPFRSEVLTLGMPDARGDVVLIKPDLTVPDGGKLF
- a CDS encoding MFS transporter — its product is MSDHSDTRAPLDEPAESLPQGPARLLDHPGFMAFLSARTLSAFSSQVQAVAVGWQIYMLTHSARALAWVGLAQFLPMFCLTLVAGHVADHFDRRLVVTTCQALEACGALVMAVGSFNHWLTPPMIYGMVALFGTARTFEMPSQQTFLPALVPATLFPRASALSASLFQVASIMGPSLGGLLYGVGAGFSYSVCAVGFGMATVATFNMRLEAPTRVRRPMTIATVLGGLHFIRAQPEMLGAISLDLFAVLLGGATAMLPLYANDILHAGPLGLGDAAVTLQDPWGRCVRHGVRALAARRAGHAMFAAVAVFGLATIVFGLSRSLPVSILALAVLGGADVISVVVRGALVQLRTPDEMRGRVSAVNMLFIGSSNQLGEFESGMLASLIGPVEAVVLGGIGTIVVTLLWMRMFPALRRLDRLDDIRPAK